A section of the Sceloporus undulatus isolate JIND9_A2432 ecotype Alabama chromosome 3, SceUnd_v1.1, whole genome shotgun sequence genome encodes:
- the MRPL48 gene encoding 39S ribosomal protein L48, mitochondrial: protein MSVLIRLVLKASRRSTICSVGCSLVNCRRNYRSQPTHGIGRFRHLLLAEAPKKKRERLQMKEIDPGTEHEYGVLNIVMTGYDMTLVEHYAQYVHKLCNRLSVKVEESYAMPTKTTEVMLVQEQGSKMQLDAILTTHQRVVQIHGLSATFAPVLLEIIQNNQPEGVHLLVKEHTEEDFKSRLKDRPQLAELLAQMN, encoded by the exons ATGTCTGTGCTTATCAG GCTcgtcttaaaggcatctagaagGAGCACCATCTGTTCTGTAG GATGCTCACTGGTGAACTGCCGCaggaactacagatcccagccaACCCATGGCATTGGCCGATTTAGACATTTGCTCCTGGCAGAG GCTCCGAAGAAGAAAAGGGAACGTTTGCAAATGAAAGAAATTGACCCCGGGACAGAACATGAATATGGGGTCTTGAACATAGTGATGACTGGCTACGACATGACCTTGGTGGAGCACTATGCTCAGTACGTCCACAAACTCTGCAATCGGCTGTCCGTCAAAGTAGAGGAGAG CTATGCCATGCCCACAAAGACCACAGAGGTGATGCTGGTGCAAGAGCAAGGTTCCAAGATGCAGCTGGATGCCATTCTTACCACCCACCAGCGTGTAGTTCAG ATTCACGGTTTGAGTGCCACATTTGCTCCTGTTCTCTTGGAGATCATTCAGAATAATCAGCCTGAAGGAGTACACCTGTTAGTGAAAGAG CATACAGAAGAAGACTTCAAGAGCCGACTCAAGGATCGTCCACAACTTGCAGAGCTGCTTGCCCAAATGAACTGA